Genomic segment of Melospiza melodia melodia isolate bMelMel2 chromosome 13, bMelMel2.pri, whole genome shotgun sequence:
GACAAAAGTTGTGTTACTGTTGtgagttttaaatttttttgtatttctggATCTTAAAAAGCCAAACTGTGCTACACTTTTAAACACAAAGAGCTAAGAAGTGTGTTTGGAAAGCTGATCAACAGTAGTCAAACTAAAATTGGCTGGGATTACTCCTGTGTCAAGTTTCTGAACTGTGGTATAAAAAATGTTTGTGACCCTCCTGTGCCTCCTCCATGGAGGGGCACCCTGGGTGCACAACCTGCCAGACACAACCCCAGGCTGCACTGCAGGAAAATTGCTGTGGCAGAATTGCTGTTCTTGGAGAGGTTTGAACAAACCCAGCTCCTCCCTTGTAGCATTACACAAACAGAGAGGTTCTGTCTGTTGGAGAGAGTGTTCTTCTTCAACATGCAGGTTTTTATTGCTGTTTCTTTGATTTACTGTGATTTCATTCTGAGAAAAATATTGTTACTTAACTCTGTACTTGACTAGTAAATTACTTTTAGCTGTAGTGTCTTCTGCAATGTTTATATTTCACCAAATAATCTTTGTTTCTAATGTTTGTAAAAGTTAATGTAATATCACCAAAAGTCAAAAATCAACATTTTCTAATAATGCCTTGTAATTTACCTAGCCTTACAGTATTTCAGAAAATTTTCCACCAAAACTTCATCTAGTCACTGCTTGTCACAATTATGAAAAAGAGACATTTATAAACCTGTAGCTTCTAGCTGCCATTAAAGAATAATGAGACAAATCATGAGCATGTGGTGACtataaactcttttttttttaattaaacctACAAAAGATGATGAGTATTTTGTTGAGGATGTGAAGCAATGATGTTCCAAAAGCTCTACAGTGCATGTTGGGATGTACCTGCAAATCTGATATTTGGGGCATTTCCCAGCCAGCCTGTCCTGGGGATGTTGTTCTCTGTGGAGGCTGCAGGAGGAGTTCTGGCGAGGGGATGGGAGTGGATGTAAATGTACATGGCTGTTTTTATTGTCTTGTTTCAATAGCACCATTTCAGCCCCATTTCAGCTCTCTGGGGTTGGGGAAGGGCTGCCTGAACTGCAGAGCTGAGGCTGTCCCTGTATCAGCAAAATGATCCCAAGCATTCTTCCAAATATTCTAGCTCTGTTCATTGCCTACTTTACAATATTTATTTCTTGAATTGTTACAGTGTGCTGCTGTTCAATCTTTTAGTGTATTCAGCATCTTCTCTTGCAATGCCAAGAACAGTTTTCAGCTTTtctttaaataacattttttaaGCCTTTTTTATAATACAGATAAAAGCCCTATAGccacaaggagaaaaaatgttctgTGTTTGTTCTCATGTAATTGGTACAACTTACTTTTCTATCCTCTTTCAGAAACATCTGCCTAGCTCTCtcattaataataattatttttttgtgCATGCATTTCTTTGGAGGGGTGCAGTAATTAATATTAGCcctagatttttctttttttttctccagagggAATTTTTCATGATTTAACCTCCATCTAATCTTTCTGTTCAAGTAAAAAAGAACTCTTAGCCCACATAAATTACAGAATCCAGAACTATTTTCTTAGCATACCATTACATAAATATTAGACTGCATTAGTTAGAATCACAGAGTGTAATTTAGATTTCTTTTTGGTAAGGAATATGCTTTGAATTTTAAACTGCTGTTATACTTGAATGGTCCTGAAGTAATGAGATTGCAGTTCTGAGTGAAGATTATAATGAAGTTTAATGTAGTTTTACATTGTTCTTGGATTAATTTTTCTTTAGATCACCATTCCATGGGACAGTATATGACTGTGGTAATTCATCTGATGATTAATCAGAATTACATGTTGTAGACAGTCTTATTAATAACAGGAGTTAAAATTAGTGAAGTATTCAGACAGTTGTACTACTACTGATGGCAATAATAATAATCATTGTGGATGAGGGTGATGCACTGCAGGAAAAAGGAGCTGTGCAAGGGTGATCTTACACCACTTTTATCACTGGCTTTGCCTTACCAGTTGTGGCACAAGTGAGGACTTCTCAGAACAGCCAGGAGTTGCCAAGAACACTCAATTCTGTCATTTCCTCTTGATCCAGACCCACCCAGTAAAGAAGGGAGGCAGGTGATGGCAGAAAGTAGAAGTTTGTGTCCTGAGAAGTGCAGACTCATCCTCCTGTGCTGTGGATTGACTTTCAGGGGCAGAGAAAGGTCCAAGTGCTGTACCTGCATTTAAATGCTCCTTACACAAAATATATTCAACAGCATAAATAATTAACCACTATAAACAAATGACAAATAAAACAGCCTAATAGCAAAGGATGTAGGATACTTGTACTGCATTAAAATAGATCAGGTCTGAAGTGATTGGATTGTGCTTTGTCAGGAGGAGAGAGATATCAATATTGTGGGCAAACTCTGAGCAATCCACATACCACAGAGTCAATTCTCCTGCCAGGGACTGCTCTTAGACTGTCTCAAGCAGTgtggggagagaggagagaaTTACATCAAGGACACTCCTAAGCTGCTCTCAGAATTGgtctgtgccagctgcagcatTTCTTGGTGGTAATTTGCGATGGTTGGACGTTGCTCGAGATTTTAATGTTGCCTCACAGGCATGAGGTCCCATTCCCTGGAAGTAGAATCCCCAGGGATGCTGCTTTCCATCACTTCAGTCACATAACAATGGGTACGATGAAAGGAGGTTTAAGTTAATTTCTTTGTTACGTGCAGTGCTGTGAGAAATGCGTTTGTGTGTTTTAAACATTTCCAATGGTGTCCTCATCTTTTTGCTGCTCTCGCAGTTGCCCTGGGGGGGTTCGTGGTCCCTGAGCTGCGCTGAGCCCGCAGCCCCGGGAGCTCCTGCCCGGCTCCAGGGCTCCAGGTGCCACCGTGTGGTGAATTGGGCAATAATTCCTGGTTTTAATTGCAGTCCTTTCAGCCAGAGCACCGTTTGCGACCTGAAGCATTTTTTCCACAGGTAACCTGTGTTTATTAAATAATTCTGCGATATTCTCaggttttctttctcttctccagaaTATTTAGTGCAGGTGGTGCAGTTCCCTTTGCTCTttgctgtgtgagctccccacACCACAGCAGAAAAGCCTCGAGTGCCCAGAGGTTGATTGATTGCTGCAGTTCAGTTTATCCACTCAGCTGGGCTCAAGATGGATGTCGTGTCCTTTCTGTGTCAGTTTGGCAGATTAAAACTCAGTGATGGGAACCATTTCTATGGGGAGATTTTGGATTCCCACCCTATCAGtgtgaaggaaaaggaaagaggatcctcagccacaggccaccacTGGTCTGCAGACACCAGTGCATTGGATACTGAGATTTGCTGCACTTCTAATCAGAGCTGCTTAACAGATTGTCTCACTGCTAATTTAGTGACAGTGAAAATGACATTGCCCTTCTTTTATGCTCATGAAAGCACTGTCAAGTATTTGAGTCTTTtagttctttttgttttaaacactgattatttttttctctctctagtAAGAAGTAACAAATACATGATTTCTATCCATACACATTACAAGCCCAAGAGTCACAGAGAAATGCAGCACCCCATTGGCTGAAAACCAGACAAAATGTAAGGTATTCAAGCTTTTGGGGACTGATGTTGATAAAAATCTTGGAAAATAAAATATGGACTGCAAAACCTAGTTCCAAGTTTAGCTTCTATTAGTCAGAGAGATAATTGGGGAGGTAAAGGGGTTGGTACTTGTGGAACAGTGAGGAAGTGTTGGCACAAAGAAAGGTGATGATATAATTAACCCCCAGGAGATACAGAGATGTAATTATTGGTTGTGGGATTATAACTTGCTGTAAAGCAAATCTCTCTATATTGAATCCATAATGTATATAAATTATGCTGTAATTGTAATTGTTAAGTTCTTAAGAGGTCACAGATGAAGTGCTTATTTTTGTAAGAAATCACCTCCTTTATTACTTTTCTGTAGCAGCACACACTGGTGAACAAGTTTGACATTTTTCCCAATAATTtctgcaaaaacatttaaaattgtGTCATAGACCAAAGGTAATGCACATTCACTCCATCTTTTTATGTTGATAAACACATTTATTGTGGATTCATGTCAGCAAGTGCTGCATTcatgctcctgcagtctgcctgAGGCTTCCTGCGGCTGCTGGACTTACTGAAGCCATGAACTGCTtggagctctgcttgggcagcagACATCAAACAAGGAAGAACACATTGTTTTGGCAGCATAATTCAGGCAGCTGAGTGAACTGTAAAAAGGTATAAAAATATTTGGTCCAATAGAcataatttgtcctaaaccacaGAACACCACAGCTCTTGGcataaaccacatgaaaaaaaaaatcacctaagTATTATTGTTCCCATTTTAAGAGGAATAAGTCACTTTAAAGTTGTATAAAATTTTTAAAGAATTAGGGATAGAGATGTTCTCGATCCTCCTCTTTAAGCAACAGAACATCACTTTTCCACCTGTACACCATGAAAGAGAGGTTGAATTGTTTCAGGTACTTTTCTCAGACAGTTGTCATTTATCCAGACTGATGTATGTAAGCTGCTAACACAGTTTAAATGGGCAAAGTTTGAGAACAGACCAGGTTTGCCAGCTTTTATTGTTCCCCAGGTTCCCTAGGTCATGACAGAAATTACTATTTCATCAATCAAAATAAAAGAATACAAACATTTTAAGGGAAAATGGTATAAAAATACACTAAAGTACTCTGGACTAACCTCTTTCAGGAGACCCACAAGGGTCACATGTTACATGGAAAATAATGAAGGGCCTGTTACTCTCTAGCCAAGTGGGATAAAAGCTGATGAAAGAAACAGTATCAAATAGAAACATTTTCCTGCATTCCTACCTCCATTTGCCCACACTTTGTACTTGAAACAAACTTTCTCTTTCCCTTCCGAAGTGCACGGAGGTAAAAGACAAACTGAGGCTGGGAGTTTGTAAGAGGCCAGGACCAAGCTCCCAGCTCTCTGAGCCCTGATGTTGTCACAATAAATACTGCATGGAACTGTGAATAATGGATAAGGACTGAGAGTTTTTAAAACATTACACTCGGTTTACAAGAGCCTTCTGTTTATCAGCCACTGCCAAGTTAGAGCTCCAGTGGAACAGTCAAACTCCCTCTTTCCTCTTACTCATTTTGCAGTTTAACTCCTGTGGAGAAGATGAAACCAGTGGATTCTCTCTTGGCAAGGCTTTGATGTGTGACTTGTGCAGCAAAGGTTTGCTCCTAGGATTTAAACCCAAAAACCACCAGAGCAATTACTTTGACATCCTTTCAGATCATAAAATAAACCCTCTTTTTTATACATTAGAAAGGTTTCTATATTACCAGCAGTGTATTTATGCACTTTAGAAGGTCAGTGATTCACATCCCTTCAGAAAGAAGGAACTTTCAAAGCAATATGAATTTTGCTTTAGTCATCTCACAGGAATTAACATTTCCTGGCTTCCTCTTACATTGACCTAAATTGTTGGGGTTTGTTCCCTTTTTGTGCTTAGCTGCTAACAACCATTTATAATTGTGGGGAAAAGTTTAAGACCAAAACTCTGCTGTACTACTGTGTTTTCCTAAAGTGCAGGTGTGTACAACTCCATCTTACCATCAGATGTCACATCAACTTTGAGTTGACATTTGTGGATTCATTAAATATTAATTCTAATGGAATCAGCTGCTTTAGTTCACTGGTTTGCAACAGGTAAGTTTTGGGTTCAGTCCTGTGGAGTCATTACAGCAGTTTGGTACTTGATTTTaaatacagacacacacagacacaggatATGTCAGACTATTGCTGATCACACAACTTCCACAAGTACCTGCTCTGCTGAAATCACCACAACTGCCAGGCAAAAGATGTAAAATTAATTCCTTAATTACTTGTGACTTGGGTAGTTCTTACTAGACAAAAATACAGCCCAAATAACCCACTGTAGAACCTTAATAAACAATCACTGCAGGAGCTTTGCACACTAAGAAAGCACTGAAAGGGGAAGGCAGGGCCCCCATCCCTCCTGCCTCACAGGCAGCACTATCTGAttacacaattaaaaaaaaaaaaaaaaaaaaggaaagcagaggattaataaattatataaagaaataaaaatcacaCAGAGAGGTAGTTGATATGGCTTCTCCTTTTCTGGTATCATCTCTGTAATCCTAAGAAAGAAGAACATGAGTAGGTTAGGAAGACACTGCTTTTCAGTGGTTTGGGAGCAATAGGAAAGTATTTCAGGGAAAACTATAGGCCAGGTCATGAAAACAGTCATGTGCCTATGACAAAATTAACATGTTAAGGCTGCTGTTACTAAATTTGATGTCAAATGAATCTATGGAACTATATATATGGAACTACATATTTCAGCaagtgacttttgtttcccaaaaTATTATAGATAACATCTGCAGTTACACAAATCAGACAACAGAATAAAAAACCCTCACAGGTGCACAGATGTGAAACATATTTATCACTGTAATTATTTATAGTCTTGTATATGGGATCTTAAGTGGTATTTTTCAGGTTGCCAAAACTGGATATTCAGTATTTCCTTAATTGATGACAAACTACACTGAGATATTTTATATGAATTTATTTCATTATTCCAGCTCAGTCCTCAATGGATTTTATGTATTTCTCATAGGCATCTTCGGTCATCAGTTCATCAAGTTCAGCAGGGTTTGCCACGGTCATCTTGATAAGCCAACCTGTAGTTAGGAAATTGAAAAGAATTGCTAATGTACTACAAGAACAATTCATTCATGTTATTGCCTTAGGAAAGCACTCCCAGCAGGAACAACCAGCCTTGGATCACTGGAGGATCAGTCAGGTTTTTGTGCAGGCAAAACAACatttcagtatttaaaaaaatgaacaaCCAACGGACATAAAAAATGTCCTTTTGAGTCAGAGCAGCTGtgtaatttagtgctggctgtGACAGAGGCATAGGGAGATACTGCCTCAAAAAATTAAAGGAGCTTGACCTCAGGATCATGGACTCTTACAAGATCCAAAACCCAGAAATGCAATCAAGGCAAATAGATTTAAATTCAGCCACAGTGTATATCTGAAATTAAGATGTTGTAAAACAGCTGTTCAAAGAAGATACTGTGATAGTGCTTTATGTTAAATTTTACTGGGCTTGACCCTATATTCAGTATATTCCATTTAAGTCTCCACATCATTAAACTGGAAGAACAGGAATTGCAGAGCCATTTCTAATAGCAAGAATCCACAGAGTATTCATTATTCAAAGATAAAAGTGCCATCTTACCATCTTTATAACAGGATTTATTGACAAGCCCTGGATTATCTGCAAGGGCAACATTAATCTCAGTCACTTCTCCTGAGAGAGGGGAGTAGAGTTCACTAGCAGCTTTCACACTTTCCAAAGCCCCAAACTCATCTGAAACACAGAATATGATTGAAAGTTCCTAAGAGGAAAACACAAAGCACTTCCCTTTGTTCAGTCAGACACTCTGGTGATGACCCAAGCAGTGAAGAAATGTCTCATCTTGTGCAAGAAAACATATTGAAGTCACCCACTTTATGACAAGGATCAGCATTATTAAATTTGATGTTTATGCTCTTGAATTCTGGGGAATTTGTGCTAGCTGGCTGCTACAGAAAGGACAGGAGTTCCTTACATTTGGGTAATCCTTTGCCTGAAGCCCACAGCACACATGATACTGACTTAGAAGGAACAACACCCAGCTCTTACTGCAAGAGACTTAAATATGCCTTTTACCTACAATTTAAACCTTTTTATTTGTAATTTGGTTACAAAATCAACAAAGCCCCAATTTCAGCAACCCCATTTTCCCTTCAGAAACACTATCAAGTGTTACATCTGCACTCAGTGGAAAACACACATTAGTATTCAGGAGCACCACACTGGAagcacccagagctcttcccttTTCCCTGTTTTGTAGGGAGTTATGGAAATGGTGCCTGGAGCAATGTTaacccagagcagctcccaggcacAAACAAGACAGAGGCTGAAGGAACAGGGAGCTGTCACAGAGTAGATAGGCACCAGGACAAGGGATCTGAGAACAACTTGTTCTGGGAAAGCTTGGAATTAGACTGAGGCCAGAATGGGTAGAAAAGAGAAGAACTTAAATGGAAATTAAATTCCTTCAAATAAAGCAAAACTACAAATTGGTTAATTAAAATCCTACACAGAGAGACCTTTTGTCTAACAGTCAGCATTCAATGCAATAGATTTGGCCAAAACAGTTTGATGGGGATCTATTCCACAGGAAGGATGGCAGAAGAAAGGCCTTCTACTTTACCTCATAAACCCccattgcttttttaaaaattgtctcAAAATAATGACAATTTTTTCTTCATATACTATTGAGACAGCTCTCCACATTAATACAGGAAAAggcttttcatttcttcctgttAATGTTCACTTTCTTTAACGGGAAAAGTTGCATAACTGAATGATGAAGAATGTAACAACTTGTACACCACTAGCAAGCAAAAACTCTGTGTCATATTTGATACCTCAAAATTACTGAGTCTCTACATTCAGAGAAAAATTAGAGCTTGATATCAATTTGAAGTTTCACATCATGCAACTCACAAAGTGCATAACTAGAGAATTGCAAATCAACACTTGCAAGTTCAGATCAAAGTATAACTATTTTAAAAACAGAGTATAGATAAAATTATCACAAAAATATTTCAATGCTTTATTTTTGAATCAATATCTTCACAGTTTAAAAACTGCGTATCTTCTGCTGCTAAGCACAGTCTGACAGTGAGAATTTAAAATTAAAGCTGTCTCTTGTAGAAATACCTGAATTTATTTTGCATCCAAAAGCTGTATAATGGTATTAATAACCATAAATATTATTTCAGAAAATTTATCTTTGCAAAGGAAGAGTGGGATGAGTAGAGTAATCACTTCACGAGCAACTAGAACCAAAACTTACTGAAACTTACCATGTTTACTTAATTTTGTCCCAACTTCTGGAAGACTACAGTAAACAACATCTCCTAATGCttccttaaaagaaaaacaaaagcatcaGAGCATACATTAACAAAAGAACATACAGGAGAGAACTGATACAGTGACTCTAGAATCTGCACATAAGTATTCTCTGTctctaaatatttttctctttctttatagattgaatatttttcactttttcttAACAAACACTGAATGTGAATAAACCGTCGTGTTATCATGCCCCAAATACCAAATTATTGTTTCTCTATTACATTGCTAATAACCCTCAGGCTCAGTTTATATGCAGATTTCTTCTGGAAGAATGAGGAATAACACTGACTGATCTTCTTAGCATCAGCTACAGAGAGCTGTTAGCACACAGTTTGTCCTCACTGACTTCATTGGGACCCTTATCACCATAACAATTAGCTCAACTCTTCCCTGACACATGTCCCCTATCTCACAAAAGGCCAGAGAGTATCAGAGTTATTGACAGAAACCTGAGATTAAAAGGAATGCTGCTTGTCCTGAGAAACATTAATTCCATTTATTGGTAGCTTGTCCCATTCCTCTTTAAGTTTTACATACAGGCCAGAATTTTCCTGTGACTATTCCAAATCAAGTACAGCAGAGAACAAAAAATCCAAAGGAATTCCTGTGCTAGAGTAAAAACTCTGTACTGCCATGCTGTACATCTGCTCACAACTGTTCTTTAGCCAGAGGGATTTCACCACATTTGTGTTCAGAGGAAATCTGACCTAAAGCAGACATGATGTCCTTTCA
This window contains:
- the GCSH gene encoding glycine cleavage system H protein, mitochondrial; this translates as MAWRALRRVGPVLAPRCPLLSLPPREPAARRLGTSSLLLAARKFTDKHEWVSVENGIGTVGISNFAQEALGDVVYCSLPEVGTKLSKHDEFGALESVKAASELYSPLSGEVTEINVALADNPGLVNKSCYKDGWLIKMTVANPAELDELMTEDAYEKYIKSIED